In the Phaeobacter piscinae genome, CTGGCAGGCCCTTGGCTTTGGCTATTGGGCGGTGACGCTGCAAGAGGACGGGCGCTATATCGGGGCGGCAGGGTTTGCGGATTATCACCGTGACATTGATCCACCGATTGGCGCGGTACCGGAGGCTGGTTGGGCCCTTATGCCTGCAGCCCACGGGAAAGGGTTGGCAACAGAGGCGGTTGACCGGATGCATCGATGGGCTGCGGAGGCCACGCAATGGGAGCGTACCTGCTGTCTTCTGGACCCAGAAAATGCAGCTTCGGTAAAAGTTGCCAAGAAACTTGGGTATCAGCCCAGCCACGATGCGCTTTATCGTGGGGAGCCGACTTTGGTGATGACGCGCACGATCACGCGTTGACCGATGTGACGAATAAGCCGCCCCACAGATCTGGCGGGGCGGCTGTTGCCGGATCAGGCCTCTTTCTTGATTTCGACGCTATGGGGATAGGGGATTGAGATCCCCTTGTCGTCGAAGGCTTCCTTGACCGCTTGCGTCATTGCGAATTTCAGCTCCCAATAGTCGGCCGCCTCGCACCACAGGCGCGCTGTCAGATCGACCGAACTGTCGCCGAGATTGGTAACCCGCACCCAAGGGGCGGGATCTGCCATGACACGCGCATCTGTGTTCGCGAGATCCAGGATGATCTCTTTGGCCGCGTCTGCGCTGTCGCCGTAGTCGATGCCGAATACCATATCAACGCGACGCGTATCATGCGCCGAGTAGTTGGTGATGATCGCGCCCCAGGCCTGGCCATTGGGGATGATGATCTGAACGTTGTCAGGTGTCACCAGCTCCGTCACGAAAAGGTTGAGATCCACCACTGTTCCCGAGGTGCCGCCAATATCAACGTATTGGCCCAGCTTATAGGGGCGGAACATGACCAGCATCACCCCGGCAGCCAGATCGCTCAGTGTGCCCTGCAGGGCCAGACCAATGGCAAGCGTTGCAGCGCCGAGCATTGCAACCAGGCTGGTGGCTTCGATCCCGAATATGCCCAGAACGGCGACCAGCACGATGGCCAGCAGCACCCAACGCACTGCGCTGGCGGCAAAGTTGCCGAGTGTTTGGTCAAGGTGCGGGGTGGCGTTGATGCGACGACGTACTGCACCGCTGATCACACCGGCTGCGATCCAGCCCACAACCAGTACGACCAACGCTTTGGCTGCGCTGATGAGCAGGGGCCAAAGGGCACCCAGCTGTTCAATCCATTGTTCCATAGTGTTGTTTGGTCCTTGTCACGATCTCATAGAAATACCCATCACCGGCTACAGGAGGACGCCGGTGTGTTCGCTGCGGGCATAGGCGGACCCGGCAGGGCTGTCACCCGCGGATTACACTGCAGCAGATCAACGTTTCAGGGAGTCGCGGATTTCCAACAGCACATCCAGTTCGGTTGGGCCAGCGGGGGCCTCCTCGGCCGGGGCGGTGTCCTCCTGCTTGAAGGTGGCGTCTTTAAGCCGATTGACATAGCGCACGAGCATGAACACCACGAAAGCAATGATCAGGAAATTAATGACGGCCATCAAAAAGGCGCCGTGGGCGAACACGGCGGCCCCGGCTTCGCGCGCGGCTTCCAAAGTGGCACCATCCGGCACATCCCCCGCCAATACGAGATAGGAGTTGGTGTAATCGACACCGCCGGTAAAGACACCGATAATCGGATTGATCAGATCGCTGACCATGCTCTTTACGATTGCCGTAAAGGCTGCGCCGATGATGATACCCACCGCCATATCCATCACATTGCCCTTAGCAATGAAGGCTCTAAATTCCTGAAGCATGCTACTTGTCCCCGTTAACGAACCACTTTGTTCTTGAGCAGTTGTGCGCGTACAACCGCGCGCTGCGTGTCCGCAGTCTAGTCCGGTTTTTGCGGCCAAGGCTATTGATTTTGCGTTGGAAATTCGAGGGGGTGGTGCGTTGAACCACTGGTGGAGGCGCTGCTGGTTGTGCCCATCGCCACATTCTCAACGCAAAATGGACTTGCGCTGACCCCAGACTGGTCCCGCGTCGGGCGTCTTTGCAGGTTAATTGTTCCGTAAGAGATGTGTTGTGACCTGTTCGCACATGGGCTGGTCGCGTCATGGGACGAAACAACACATCGGGCGGCTCCGTCAGATGAGGCGGCGGCGAAGTGTCCGCAGGCTTTTTTGCGGGGTGAGTGTTAGGCACGAGGTAGACGCGAGACATGGCCACTCTTGACAATGCGATCTGGTTGACCGGTGCCAATGGTGCTGCGCAGAACGGTTCAACAACGCTTAGCGACGGCGGCAATTCCACGGTCGTGACCGGGACATTCACGCCGGGCAGCTGGGACAGCTCGCAAAGCGGCTACCAGGTGTCCGATTTCGGTGCCTTTGGTGTCAGCGAGCCGATTACCGCAAGCTATGGTTTCTCCAACCCGGTGAGCGATTTGCGGTTTGAACTGCAGCATGTGAATTCCAACGGCAGCTCCCATGACGACAAATTCACCCTGCGGGTTCTGGATGCCAGCGGCGTTCTGATCCCTGCGGCACAGGTCGTTGCGGGACTGACCGGCGTGACCCACCATCAGGTGACGATCAATGCTGACGGGACAGTCTCCATCGAAGGGGAGGGCAGCACAGCTGCCAATATCGGCGTCGCGATTGACGGGCCGATTTCGCAGCTGGATGTGACTTTTGACAATGGCAGCGATGCGCCGATCTCCGGTGGTGCCGGGCTGTCGGACTTCACCTTCTCCATTCCGCCCGCACTCGACTATGTCGTGGAAGGCACGGATGCAGGCGAGAGGATTGATATCGATTATCTGGGCGACCCCGAAGGGGATCGTGTCGACAGCGGGGATGCAGCTGACGGCTCTCAGGATGATGTGATCGTGGCCGGGGGTGGCGACGATACAGTTCTGGCCGGTGAGGGGGACGACTTCGTTGATGCCGGTGCGGGTGATGATTCCGTCGACGGTGGCGCCGGCGACGACACGCTCTCTGGCGGTGGCGGACGTGACCTGCTGCAAGGCGGCGTCGGCAATGACCTGCTGCAAGGCGGCCGCGGCGGTGACACGCTTGAGGGGGGCGCCGGGCGCGACACGCTGGAAGGCGGTGGCGGCAACGATTCACTAAGCAGTGGCGACGACAACGATCTTCTCTTGGGCGGCGATGGCGACGACACCATCACCGCAGGCTACGGCGATGACACGCTTTATGGTGGGGACGGCAATGATCGGCTCGAAGGGCTTTATGGCAATGATCTGATCTATGCCGGTGACGGCGACGACCATGTCTTTGGCCGTGACCAGGATGACCTGATCTATGGCGAAGATGGCAATGACACGCTGATCGGCAGCATGGGAACGGATACCGTCTGGGGCGGTGCTGGGAACGATATTCTGGCGGGCAGCCAGGGCAATGATGAGATCCACGGCGGCGATGGTGACGATCTGGCCTTCATCGGTGTCTATGAGGATTCCGATCGCATTTTCCTCGACGATGGCAATGATTTTCTGGACGGAAGCTCCGCCGGATCATCCTTCTACGGGGAAGGCGGTCGCGGCGACGATGTGATGAACAGTGGCGTTGGCAATGACACGCTGCTGGGGGGCGAGGGATATGACCGGCTGAGCGGCGGCGCGGGTGGTGACTCGCTTGATGGCGGCAGCGAAGATGACATCATCGAAGGCGGCAGCGGGGCTGATACGCTGATCGGCGGAACTGGCGCTGACAGCCTATACGGTGACGACGATCGGGATTTCTTTGTTGGTGGGGCCGGAGACGTCGTTGATGGCGGCGAAGGTGGCGATGACTATGACCGCCTGGATATCAGTGAGCTGCGCGCGCTGGGCGACACGCGTGTGGTCTACACCAGTGCCGACCGGGAAGACGGACGGGTTGAGGTCCGAAATGATCAGGGGGACTTTGTCAGCAGGCTGACGTTCTCCAATATCGAAGAGGTCATTCCCTGTTTCACCCCGGGCAGCCTCGTTTTGACCCCCGGTGGCGCAGTGCCGGTGGAAGCGCTTGAGGTGGGCGACCGGGTGGTGACGCGCGATGGCGGACCGCAGACCTTGCGCTGGACCGCGCGCCGGATCGTGACCAACAACGATCTTGCACGGCGCCCGCAGTTCCAACCCATCCTCATCGAAGCAGGTGCGCTGGGTTCTGATGGTGGCGAACCTGTGCCGAACCGGGATCTGATGGTGTCACCGCAGCATCGGATGTTGCTGACCGGAAGCCGCGCCGAATTGCTGTTCGGGTCAAATGAGGTGTTGGTGGCGGCGGTGCATCTGCTCAATGATCGCGATATCCGTCGTGCGCGGACAATGGACGTAACATACATCCATCTGCTGTTTGATCAGCATGAAATTATCTGTGTGGATGGCGCCTGGAGCGAGAGCTTCCAGCCGGGCGATCTGACGCTGTCGGGTATGGATGCGGCCCAGCGGTCCGAATTGTGCCAT is a window encoding:
- a CDS encoding Hint domain-containing protein, yielding MATLDNAIWLTGANGAAQNGSTTLSDGGNSTVVTGTFTPGSWDSSQSGYQVSDFGAFGVSEPITASYGFSNPVSDLRFELQHVNSNGSSHDDKFTLRVLDASGVLIPAAQVVAGLTGVTHHQVTINADGTVSIEGEGSTAANIGVAIDGPISQLDVTFDNGSDAPISGGAGLSDFTFSIPPALDYVVEGTDAGERIDIDYLGDPEGDRVDSGDAADGSQDDVIVAGGGDDTVLAGEGDDFVDAGAGDDSVDGGAGDDTLSGGGGRDLLQGGVGNDLLQGGRGGDTLEGGAGRDTLEGGGGNDSLSSGDDNDLLLGGDGDDTITAGYGDDTLYGGDGNDRLEGLYGNDLIYAGDGDDHVFGRDQDDLIYGEDGNDTLIGSMGTDTVWGGAGNDILAGSQGNDEIHGGDGDDLAFIGVYEDSDRIFLDDGNDFLDGSSAGSSFYGEGGRGDDVMNSGVGNDTLLGGEGYDRLSGGAGGDSLDGGSEDDIIEGGSGADTLIGGTGADSLYGDDDRDFFVGGAGDVVDGGEGGDDYDRLDISELRALGDTRVVYTSADREDGRVEVRNDQGDFVSRLTFSNIEEVIPCFTPGSLVLTPGGAVPVEALEVGDRVVTRDGGPQTLRWTARRIVTNNDLARRPQFQPILIEAGALGSDGGEPVPNRDLMVSPQHRMLLTGSRAELLFGSNEVLVAAVHLLNDRDIRRARTMDVTYIHLLFDQHEIICVDGAWSESFQPGDLTLSGMDAAQRSELCHLFPELESMGRAFPTARRSLRSHEARVLLSSGRGNIR
- a CDS encoding mechanosensitive ion channel family protein; the encoded protein is MEQWIEQLGALWPLLISAAKALVVLVVGWIAAGVISGAVRRRINATPHLDQTLGNFAASAVRWVLLAIVLVAVLGIFGIEATSLVAMLGAATLAIGLALQGTLSDLAAGVMLVMFRPYKLGQYVDIGGTSGTVVDLNLFVTELVTPDNVQIIIPNGQAWGAIITNYSAHDTRRVDMVFGIDYGDSADAAKEIILDLANTDARVMADPAPWVRVTNLGDSSVDLTARLWCEAADYWELKFAMTQAVKEAFDDKGISIPYPHSVEIKKEA
- a CDS encoding GNAT family N-acetyltransferase, with product MTGPTLTTDRLRLRPHQLDDFEALLALWMDPVVVRHTIGRPASREETWTRLLRYIGHWQALGFGYWAVTLQEDGRYIGAAGFADYHRDIDPPIGAVPEAGWALMPAAHGKGLATEAVDRMHRWAAEATQWERTCCLLDPENAASVKVAKKLGYQPSHDALYRGEPTLVMTRTITR
- the mscL gene encoding large conductance mechanosensitive channel protein MscL; this encodes MLQEFRAFIAKGNVMDMAVGIIIGAAFTAIVKSMVSDLINPIIGVFTGGVDYTNSYLVLAGDVPDGATLEAAREAGAAVFAHGAFLMAVINFLIIAFVVFMLVRYVNRLKDATFKQEDTAPAEEAPAGPTELDVLLEIRDSLKR